In the genome of Streptomyces racemochromogenes, one region contains:
- a CDS encoding toxin, with product MRGAWKERAADHDRRSRLKKLRKAGARRLAELDLPEAPDVAELCRHLGEVRDRPIILVPMQMPSSHPCGMWVAARDEDLIFYDANTTSAHQEHIILHELGHIICCHRGAGGLDEAAARLLFPDLDPDIVRDMLLRATYDDVQEQEAEIIAYLLSQRMGGAEQPHGTDPDAQEGDAPAKSATLSRIERTLI from the coding sequence ATGAGGGGCGCCTGGAAGGAGCGGGCCGCCGACCACGACCGCCGCAGCCGGCTGAAGAAGCTGCGCAAGGCCGGGGCCCGCAGGCTCGCCGAACTCGACCTCCCCGAGGCCCCCGACGTCGCCGAGCTCTGCCGCCACCTCGGCGAGGTCCGCGACCGCCCGATCATCCTGGTCCCGATGCAGATGCCCTCGTCGCACCCGTGCGGCATGTGGGTCGCCGCCCGCGACGAGGACCTGATCTTCTACGACGCCAACACCACCAGCGCGCATCAGGAGCACATCATCTTGCACGAGCTGGGTCACATCATCTGCTGCCACCGCGGGGCCGGCGGACTGGACGAGGCGGCGGCCCGCCTCCTGTTCCCCGACCTCGACCCCGACATCGTGCGCGACATGCTCCTGCGCGCGACCTACGACGACGTCCAGGAGCAGGAGGCGGAGATCATCGCCTACCTGCTCTCGCAGCGCATGGGCGGCGCCGAACAGCCGCACGGCACCGACCCGGACGCGCAGGAGGGCGACGCCCCCGCCAAGAGCGCCACCCTCAGCCGCATCGAACGCACCCTGATCTGA
- the recQ gene encoding DNA helicase RecQ, protein MALSDASPEISDSLQVLHRVFGYSSFRGEQEQIIEQVAGGGDALVLMPTGGGKSLCYQIPALVREGTGIVISPLIALMQDQVDALTALGVRAGFLNSTQDPYERQAVEQAFLADGLDLLYLAPERLRTEGTQRLLDRGKVSLFAIDEAHCVAQWGHDFRPDYLALSMLHERWPKVPRIALTATATETTHAEIAKRLGLEDARHFVASFDRPNIQYRIVAKDKPLAQLLELIRAEHDGDAGVVYCLSRSSVEKTAAFLVEQGIDAVAYHAGMDARTRAANQARFLREDGVVVVATIAFGMGIDKPDVRFVAHLDLPKSVEGYYQETGRAGRDGEPATAWLAYGLQDVVQQRKLIDGSEGDENHRRSLAAHLDAMLALCETVDCRRVRLLAYFGQSGEPCGNCDTCLTPAESWDGTVAAQKLLSTVWRLARERRQKFGAGQIIDILQGKKTAKVIQFDHDALSVFGVGADLSTAEWRGVVRQLLALGLLAVEGDYGTLVLTEASGEVLGGRRTVQMRKEKTPAASRKKDSGSRSGKSARVPVDLPAEAVPVFDALRAWRAATAREQGVPAYVVFHDATLREIATLLPGTVEELSGVGGVGEAKLAKYGEGVIEALADFTATKAATATTSATGTTATTSHGAPPAGEAEPPLSHEDEPPFDLDEDPPWDDWQ, encoded by the coding sequence ATGGCTCTTTCGGACGCTTCCCCCGAGATCTCGGACTCCCTGCAGGTACTCCACCGCGTGTTCGGCTACAGCTCCTTCCGCGGCGAGCAGGAGCAGATCATCGAGCAGGTCGCCGGGGGCGGCGACGCCCTCGTGCTGATGCCGACCGGCGGCGGCAAGTCGCTCTGCTACCAGATCCCGGCGCTCGTCAGAGAGGGCACCGGCATCGTCATCTCGCCGCTGATCGCGCTGATGCAGGACCAGGTGGACGCGCTCACCGCCCTCGGGGTGCGGGCCGGGTTCCTCAACTCCACCCAGGACCCGTACGAGCGGCAGGCCGTCGAGCAGGCCTTCCTCGCCGACGGACTGGACCTGCTCTACCTGGCCCCCGAGCGGCTGCGCACCGAGGGCACCCAGCGGCTGCTCGACCGCGGCAAGGTGTCCCTGTTCGCGATCGACGAGGCGCACTGCGTCGCTCAGTGGGGCCACGACTTCCGCCCGGACTACCTGGCCCTGTCGATGCTGCACGAGCGGTGGCCGAAGGTGCCGCGGATCGCCCTGACCGCGACCGCCACCGAGACCACCCACGCCGAGATCGCGAAACGGCTGGGCCTGGAGGACGCCCGGCACTTCGTCGCCAGCTTCGACCGGCCGAACATCCAGTACCGCATCGTCGCCAAGGACAAGCCGCTGGCACAGTTGCTGGAGCTGATCCGGGCCGAGCACGACGGGGACGCCGGCGTCGTCTACTGCCTGTCGCGGTCCTCGGTGGAGAAGACGGCGGCCTTCCTGGTCGAGCAGGGCATCGACGCCGTGGCCTACCACGCCGGGATGGACGCCCGCACGCGCGCCGCGAACCAGGCGCGCTTCCTGCGCGAGGACGGCGTCGTGGTGGTGGCCACGATCGCCTTCGGCATGGGCATCGACAAGCCCGACGTCCGCTTCGTGGCCCACCTGGACCTGCCCAAGTCCGTCGAGGGCTACTACCAGGAGACCGGCCGCGCCGGCCGCGACGGCGAGCCGGCCACCGCCTGGCTCGCGTACGGCCTCCAGGACGTGGTCCAGCAGCGCAAGCTCATCGACGGCTCCGAGGGCGACGAGAACCACCGCCGCTCCCTGGCCGCGCACCTGGACGCCATGCTGGCGCTGTGCGAGACCGTCGACTGCCGGCGGGTCCGGCTGCTCGCGTACTTCGGGCAGTCCGGCGAGCCCTGCGGCAACTGCGACACCTGCCTGACGCCCGCCGAGTCCTGGGACGGGACGGTCGCCGCGCAGAAGCTGCTGTCCACGGTGTGGCGCCTCGCGCGGGAGCGGCGCCAGAAGTTCGGTGCCGGGCAGATCATCGACATCCTCCAGGGCAAGAAGACCGCCAAGGTCATCCAGTTCGACCACGACGCCCTGTCGGTGTTCGGCGTCGGCGCCGACCTGAGCACCGCCGAGTGGCGCGGGGTCGTCCGCCAGCTGCTGGCGCTGGGACTGCTGGCGGTGGAGGGCGACTACGGCACCCTCGTGCTGACGGAGGCGAGCGGCGAGGTGCTGGGCGGGCGCCGCACCGTCCAGATGCGCAAGGAGAAGACCCCGGCCGCCTCCCGGAAGAAGGACTCCGGGTCGCGCTCCGGCAAGAGCGCCCGGGTCCCGGTCGACCTGCCCGCCGAGGCCGTGCCGGTCTTCGACGCCCTGCGCGCCTGGCGGGCCGCGACGGCCCGCGAGCAGGGCGTCCCGGCGTACGTCGTCTTCCACGACGCCACGCTGCGGGAGATCGCGACGCTGCTGCCCGGCACGGTGGAGGAGCTGTCCGGGGTGGGAGGAGTCGGCGAGGCCAAGCTCGCCAAGTACGGCGAGGGCGTCATCGAGGCCCTGGCCGACTTCACCGCGACCAAGGCCGCCACCGCCACCACGTCCGCCACGGGGACCACGGCCACCACGTCCCACGGGGCCCCGCCCGCCGGCGAAGCGGAACCCCCGCTCTCCCACGAGGACGAACCGCCGTTCGACCTGGACGAGGACCCGCCCTGGGACGACTGGCAGTAG
- a CDS encoding NAD-dependent epimerase/dehydratase family protein: MNSHVVIGFGPAGAATARLLAERGHSVKVVTASGRAPEPGIEHVALDARDSGRLTEVARDAVALYNCASPPYHRWAAEWPALAASLCTAAEATGAVLVMLGNLYGYGPVDVPMTEDLPLAATGPKGRVRAAVWERARALHEQGRLKAVEVRASDFFGPGVTDGGHLAARVLPPLLRGKPVSTLGDPDAPHSWTYLPDVARALAEAAGDERAWGRAWHAPTGPALSVREMTRRLADEAGTGPVAVRALPPAVLAVGGLFSPLLRELKEIRYQFDRPFVVDASAWETAFGVRATPVDEQVKATVAWWRERLAAGR; encoded by the coding sequence GTGAACTCTCATGTCGTCATAGGTTTCGGGCCCGCCGGGGCCGCCACCGCTCGGCTGCTCGCCGAACGGGGCCACTCAGTCAAGGTCGTCACCGCCTCGGGCCGGGCCCCGGAGCCCGGCATCGAGCACGTCGCACTGGACGCCCGCGACAGCGGCCGGCTGACCGAGGTCGCGCGGGACGCCGTCGCCCTCTACAACTGCGCGTCCCCGCCCTACCACCGCTGGGCCGCCGAATGGCCCGCGCTGGCCGCGTCGTTGTGCACGGCCGCCGAGGCCACCGGTGCCGTCCTGGTCATGCTCGGCAACCTCTACGGGTACGGCCCCGTGGACGTCCCCATGACGGAGGACCTGCCGCTCGCGGCGACCGGCCCCAAGGGGCGGGTCCGCGCGGCCGTCTGGGAGCGGGCGCGCGCCCTGCACGAACAGGGCCGCCTCAAGGCCGTCGAGGTGCGGGCCTCGGACTTCTTCGGACCCGGCGTCACCGACGGCGGGCACCTGGCCGCCCGCGTGCTGCCCCCGCTGCTGCGCGGCAAGCCGGTCTCCACCCTCGGCGACCCGGACGCCCCGCACAGCTGGACCTACCTCCCCGACGTGGCCCGGGCCCTGGCCGAGGCCGCGGGCGACGAGCGCGCCTGGGGCCGGGCCTGGCACGCGCCGACCGGACCGGCGCTCTCCGTCCGCGAGATGACCCGCCGGCTGGCCGACGAGGCGGGCACCGGACCGGTCGCGGTCCGCGCTCTGCCCCCCGCCGTCCTGGCCGTCGGCGGACTGTTCTCCCCGCTGCTGCGCGAACTCAAGGAGATCCGCTACCAGTTCGACCGCCCCTTCGTCGTCGACGCGAGCGCCTGGGAGACCGCGTTCGGTGTCCGAGCCACCCCGGTCGACGAGCAGGTCAAGGCGACCGTGGCGTGGTGGCGCGAGCGCCTGGCAGCCGGCCGATGA
- a CDS encoding aminotransferase class I/II-fold pyridoxal phosphate-dependent enzyme, whose protein sequence is MTPPNPPDRPFAAPAAPVTRDDVAVAVVGMACRFPGARDVNQYWRLLTDPQPQFSRIPDSRWRAAAFLSDDFRDTSAAYTDTMALLPDVDRFDAAHYGIPPRRARAMDPQHRLLIDLAREAVQDAGWEVDGFDREETSVITALTESGYRQLSTMRLRMRQLAGGEFGARAADPRWQETVRAVDGLHGTSAAGLLLNMGPNTISSVFDLHGESYALDSACSGGLMAVANAVYALRAGRTRIALAGGAQLVLTPDLLVGLCRIGAISRSGRCLPFGAKADGFVLGEGAGILVLRPLSDALAAGDRVYAVIRGIGTANDGTVQGGMHPQAAGQLRALRRAYRDAGLAPGAVDYLEAHGTGTTVGDPVELDVLRELRGPDARPARLGAVKAVVGHSLNSAGMAGLVKSVLAVHRGVIPPQPEFEAADAALLDSARLTVPTAPVRWPETGGPRRAGVSAFGFGGTGVHMVVEQAPGPAVPAARGEGPHVLVLTARDRAGLARHARELAAVIAEDRPEPAAVADTLARRAPLGERLTVVVEDAADAVARLTEAAAGVEAGRTQDPGAERPAVPGPRGAPCTLPPSPLAPRRHWAVDEAAREAAGPDGPGDAWAAERPAVAAAARPGAESVATVVLEEVSRAGVFPLSDLATGMSLVTDLGFDSLMLQELEVSIGKRIPGFRAEELFTPGLTIGRLIAVAAGEGDRDAPVLPAVPARAAETILLGGPPQWSPDSARVDEFPEVARFEERLDAVTGSPAGYPYFRVHEGTITDTTVIGGRPYLSFGSYNYLGLSGHPAVNAAVHEAVDRYGTSVSASRVLSGERDLTVRLERALAEFLGVEDCLTLVSGHATNVTAIGHLVGPGDLVVHDALAHDSILQGCALSGAARRPFAHNDTAELERMLRLNRSRFRRVLIAVEGAYSMDGDLVDLPAVIELKKRYGALLMVDEAHSIGTVGERGRGVGEFHGVDRRDVDLWMGTLSKAFAGCGGYLGGSARMVRWLRHTLPGFVYSVGLTPANAAAALAATALMTAQPERVRALRRNSALFLDLARAAGLSTGSSGGTPIVPCILGDSAKTLRVAHGLFERGVIADPIFHPAVEEGLSRLRFFITSEHREDDIRRAVALLAGEVASAGGGAAG, encoded by the coding sequence ATGACCCCGCCGAACCCGCCGGACCGGCCCTTTGCGGCCCCAGCCGCCCCGGTGACGCGCGACGACGTCGCCGTCGCCGTCGTCGGCATGGCGTGCCGGTTCCCCGGCGCCCGCGACGTCAACCAGTACTGGCGGCTCCTGACGGACCCGCAGCCGCAGTTCTCCCGCATACCCGACTCGCGGTGGCGCGCCGCCGCCTTCCTCAGCGACGACTTCCGCGACACCTCCGCCGCCTACACCGACACCATGGCCCTGCTGCCGGACGTGGACCGGTTCGACGCCGCGCACTACGGCATCCCGCCGCGCCGGGCCAGGGCCATGGACCCCCAGCACCGGCTGCTGATCGACCTCGCCCGCGAGGCGGTCCAGGACGCGGGGTGGGAGGTCGACGGCTTCGACCGCGAGGAGACCTCGGTCATCACCGCCCTCACCGAAAGCGGCTACCGCCAGCTCAGCACCATGCGGCTGCGCATGCGCCAGCTGGCCGGCGGCGAGTTCGGGGCGCGGGCGGCCGACCCGCGCTGGCAGGAGACGGTCCGCGCGGTCGACGGCCTGCACGGCACCTCCGCCGCCGGGCTCCTGCTCAACATGGGGCCGAACACCATCAGCTCGGTCTTCGACCTGCACGGCGAGAGCTACGCCCTGGACTCCGCCTGCTCCGGCGGCCTCATGGCCGTGGCCAACGCCGTGTACGCGCTGCGCGCCGGCCGCACCCGCATCGCGCTGGCGGGCGGCGCCCAGCTGGTGCTGACCCCCGACCTGCTGGTGGGCCTGTGCCGGATCGGGGCGATCTCGCGCAGCGGCCGCTGCCTGCCCTTCGGGGCGAAGGCCGACGGGTTCGTCCTCGGGGAGGGCGCCGGGATCCTGGTGCTGCGGCCCCTGTCCGACGCCCTGGCCGCCGGCGACCGCGTGTACGCGGTGATCCGGGGCATCGGCACGGCCAACGACGGGACCGTGCAGGGCGGGATGCACCCCCAGGCCGCCGGTCAGCTGCGCGCCCTGCGCCGCGCCTACCGGGACGCCGGCCTGGCACCGGGCGCGGTGGACTACCTGGAGGCGCACGGCACCGGCACCACGGTCGGCGACCCCGTCGAGCTCGACGTCCTGCGCGAGCTGCGCGGCCCGGACGCCCGCCCGGCCCGTCTCGGGGCGGTGAAGGCGGTGGTCGGCCACTCGCTGAACTCCGCCGGCATGGCGGGGCTCGTCAAGTCGGTGCTCGCCGTGCACCGGGGAGTGATCCCGCCCCAGCCGGAGTTCGAGGCGGCCGACGCCGCCCTGCTGGACTCCGCGCGGCTGACCGTCCCGACGGCTCCGGTCCGCTGGCCGGAGACGGGCGGGCCGCGGCGGGCCGGGGTGAGCGCCTTCGGCTTCGGCGGTACCGGCGTCCACATGGTGGTGGAGCAGGCCCCCGGCCCGGCCGTGCCCGCCGCGCGGGGGGAGGGGCCGCACGTGCTGGTGCTCACCGCCCGCGACCGGGCGGGGCTGGCCCGGCACGCCCGGGAGCTGGCCGCGGTGATCGCCGAGGACCGGCCGGAGCCGGCCGCGGTGGCGGACACCCTGGCCCGCCGGGCTCCGCTCGGGGAACGCCTGACCGTGGTGGTGGAGGACGCCGCCGACGCCGTGGCGCGGCTGACGGAGGCCGCCGCCGGGGTGGAGGCGGGGCGTACGCAGGACCCCGGGGCGGAGCGGCCCGCGGTGCCCGGGCCGCGGGGAGCGCCGTGCACGCTGCCGCCGAGCCCGCTCGCCCCGCGCCGGCACTGGGCCGTGGACGAGGCGGCCCGCGAGGCGGCCGGGCCGGACGGGCCCGGGGACGCGTGGGCGGCGGAGCGGCCGGCCGTGGCCGCGGCGGCCCGCCCGGGCGCGGAGTCCGTCGCCACGGTCGTGCTGGAGGAGGTGTCGCGGGCCGGTGTCTTCCCGCTGTCCGACCTGGCCACGGGCATGTCGCTGGTCACCGACCTCGGCTTCGACTCCCTCATGCTCCAGGAACTGGAGGTCAGCATCGGCAAGCGGATCCCGGGCTTCCGTGCCGAGGAGCTGTTCACGCCGGGCCTCACCATCGGCCGGCTGATCGCCGTCGCGGCCGGAGAGGGGGACCGGGACGCGCCGGTGCTCCCGGCGGTCCCCGCGAGGGCTGCGGAAACGATACTTCTGGGCGGACCGCCGCAGTGGAGCCCCGACTCCGCACGGGTCGACGAGTTCCCCGAGGTGGCCCGCTTCGAGGAGCGGCTGGACGCGGTCACGGGCAGCCCGGCCGGGTACCCGTACTTCCGGGTCCACGAGGGCACCATCACCGACACCACCGTGATCGGCGGCCGCCCGTACCTGTCCTTCGGCAGCTACAACTACCTCGGCCTGTCCGGCCATCCGGCGGTCAACGCGGCCGTGCACGAGGCGGTGGACCGGTACGGGACCTCCGTCTCGGCGAGCCGGGTGCTCTCCGGCGAACGCGACCTGACCGTCCGGCTGGAGCGGGCCCTCGCCGAGTTCCTCGGCGTGGAGGACTGCCTCACCCTGGTCAGCGGCCACGCCACCAACGTCACCGCCATAGGCCACCTCGTGGGCCCCGGCGACCTGGTGGTCCACGACGCGCTCGCCCACGACAGCATCCTCCAGGGCTGCGCCCTCTCGGGTGCCGCCCGCCGCCCCTTCGCCCACAACGACACGGCCGAGCTGGAGCGGATGCTGAGGCTCAACCGGTCCCGGTTCCGCAGGGTCCTGATCGCCGTCGAGGGCGCGTACAGCATGGACGGGGACCTCGTCGACCTGCCCGCCGTGATCGAACTGAAGAAGCGCTACGGCGCCCTGCTGATGGTGGACGAGGCGCACAGCATCGGCACCGTCGGCGAACGCGGCCGGGGCGTCGGCGAGTTCCACGGCGTCGACCGCCGCGACGTGGACCTGTGGATGGGCACCCTCTCCAAGGCCTTCGCCGGCTGCGGCGGTTACCTCGGCGGCTCGGCCCGGATGGTGCGCTGGCTGCGCCACACGCTCCCCGGCTTCGTCTACAGCGTCGGCCTGACACCGGCCAACGCGGCGGCCGCCCTGGCCGCCACCGCTTTGATGACGGCGCAGCCGGAGCGGGTGCGGGCGTTGCGGCGCAACTCGGCGCTCTTCCTGGACCTCGCCAGGGCGGCGGGGCTGTCGACGGGCTCCAGCGGAGGCACCCCGATCGTGCCGTGCATCCTCGGGGACTCGGCGAAGACCCTGCGCGTCGCGCACGGCCTCTTCGAGCGGGGCGTGATCGCCGACCCCATCTTCCACCCGGCGGTGGAGGAGGGGCTCTCGCGGCTGCGGTTCTTCATCACCAGCGAGCACCGCGAGGACGACATCAGGCGTGCCGTCGCCCTGCTGGCCGGGGAGGTGGCGTCCGCCGGGGGAGGGGCCGCCGGGTAG
- a CDS encoding MAB_1171c family putative transporter produces the protein MNTTRTLCFVIAALSSYAALVYRLCQARRSWRDSAYRALITTLLLQCLTFTMGAVAMGGGSVLGVGNLAILLMHLAAVAFCVSSQIILLKWADADEEALRRARWWTVTGFALNVLLVALFLLADGTNRPSSDFDTGSGQPLVLTYLLAFIVSQAVPCVTIFRQCGPYAEMTDNASLRQALRMLRVAAVVLFLYCSARTVNILTSAAGIDIGVWKLASNVFSAAGIVILSLSLTNSSWGPSATRLLDWARSYRSYRALYPLWRDLYESSPDIALEPPGASVSEMDYRLHRRVVEIRDGWRDLRPYIDRTAPGSTGPGKDASEELRQAFTEAAQIKQALLAKRNGTVPQDSKDDGDFDDRDTDNFTAEVAWLTKVAAAYSKLGTAS, from the coding sequence GTGAACACCACCAGAACCCTCTGCTTCGTCATAGCGGCGCTGTCGTCGTACGCGGCGCTCGTCTACCGCCTGTGCCAGGCGCGCCGCAGCTGGCGGGACAGCGCCTACCGCGCGCTGATCACCACCCTCCTGCTCCAGTGCCTGACCTTCACGATGGGCGCCGTCGCCATGGGCGGCGGCAGCGTCCTCGGCGTCGGCAACCTCGCCATCCTCCTCATGCACCTGGCGGCGGTGGCCTTCTGCGTCAGCTCGCAGATCATCCTGCTGAAGTGGGCGGACGCCGACGAGGAGGCACTGCGCAGGGCGCGCTGGTGGACCGTCACCGGCTTCGCCCTGAACGTGCTGCTCGTCGCGCTGTTCCTGCTCGCCGACGGCACGAACCGGCCGTCCTCCGACTTCGACACGGGCAGCGGCCAGCCGCTGGTGCTCACGTACCTGCTGGCCTTCATCGTGTCGCAGGCCGTTCCCTGCGTCACGATCTTCCGCCAGTGCGGCCCCTACGCCGAGATGACCGACAACGCCTCGCTGCGGCAGGCGCTGCGCATGCTGCGCGTCGCCGCCGTGGTCCTGTTCCTGTACTGCTCGGCGAGGACGGTCAACATCCTGACGTCGGCCGCGGGGATCGACATCGGGGTCTGGAAGCTCGCCTCGAACGTCTTCAGCGCGGCGGGCATCGTGATCCTGTCGCTGAGCCTGACCAACTCCTCCTGGGGCCCCTCGGCCACCCGGCTGCTGGACTGGGCGCGCAGCTACCGGTCCTACCGGGCGCTGTACCCGCTGTGGCGGGACCTGTACGAGTCCTCCCCGGACATCGCGCTGGAGCCGCCGGGCGCCTCGGTCTCCGAGATGGACTACCGGCTGCACCGCCGGGTCGTGGAGATACGCGACGGGTGGCGGGATCTGCGCCCCTACATCGACCGCACCGCCCCCGGTTCCACAGGGCCCGGCAAGGACGCCAGCGAGGAGCTGCGGCAGGCGTTCACGGAAGCGGCGCAGATCAAGCAGGCCCTGCTGGCGAAGCGGAACGGCACCGTCCCTCAGGACAGCAAGGACGACGGCGATTTCGACGACCGCGACACCGACAACTTCACGGCGGAGGTCGCATGGCTCACCAAAGTGGCGGCCGCCTACAGTAAGCTCGGCACCGCGAGTTGA
- a CDS encoding ATP-binding cassette domain-containing protein: protein MAKRTDTGSPAPHIADSHGLIRVHGARVNNLKDVAIEIPKRRLTVFTGVSGSGKSSLVFDTIAAESQRMINETYSAFVQGFMPTQARPDADVLEGLTTAIIVDQQRMGADPRSTVGTATDANAMLRILFSRLGDPHVGPPAAYAFNVPSVRASGAITVEKGAKKTVRATFNRTGGMCPRCEGRGSVSDIDLTQLYDDSKSLNEGALTIPGYSMDGWYGRIFGGCGFFDPDKPIREFTKRELADLLHKEPTKIKVDGVNLTYEGLIPKIQKSMLSKDLDALQPHIRAFVERATTFATCPECAGTRLTAEARSSKIGGISIADACAMQISDLAAWVRGLEEPSVAPLLDKLRHTLDSFVEIGLGYLALDRPAGTLSGGEAQRVKMVRHLGSALTDVTYVFDEPTTGLHPHDIQRMNGLLLRLRDKGNTVLVVEHKPQTIAIADHVVDLGPGAGTAGGTVCFEGTVEGLRASGTVTGRHLGDRTGLKKTVRTPSGALEIRGADAHNLRAVDVDVPLGVLVVVTGVAGSGKSSLVHGSIPAEEGVVSVGQGPIRGSRRSNPATYTGLLDPIRSAFAKANGVKPALFSANSEGACPTCNGAGVVFTDLGMMAGVSSTCEDCEGKRYQASVLDYRFGGRDISEVLAMPVREAQEFFGSGEARVPAAHRVLDRLADVGLGYLTLGQPLTTLSGGERQRLKLATHMADKGGVYVLDEPTTGLHLADVEQLLGLLDRLVDSGKSVIVVEHHPAVMAHADWIIDLGPGAGHDGGRIVFEGTPADLVADGSTLTAEHLAAYAGV, encoded by the coding sequence ATGGCCAAGAGGACGGACACGGGGTCGCCCGCGCCCCACATCGCCGACAGCCACGGTCTGATCCGCGTGCACGGCGCGCGCGTGAACAACCTGAAGGACGTCGCGATCGAGATCCCCAAGCGCCGGCTGACGGTGTTCACGGGCGTCTCCGGGTCGGGGAAGAGCTCACTGGTGTTCGACACGATCGCCGCCGAGTCCCAGCGGATGATCAACGAGACCTACAGCGCCTTCGTCCAGGGCTTCATGCCCACGCAGGCACGGCCCGACGCCGACGTGCTCGAAGGGCTGACGACGGCGATCATCGTCGACCAGCAGCGGATGGGCGCCGACCCCCGCTCCACGGTCGGCACCGCGACCGACGCCAACGCGATGCTGCGCATCCTCTTCAGCCGTCTCGGCGACCCGCACGTCGGCCCGCCCGCCGCGTACGCCTTCAACGTGCCCTCCGTGAGGGCGAGCGGGGCGATCACCGTCGAGAAGGGCGCCAAGAAGACGGTGAGGGCGACCTTCAACCGCACCGGCGGCATGTGCCCGCGCTGCGAGGGCCGCGGCAGCGTCTCCGACATCGACCTCACCCAGCTCTACGACGACTCCAAGTCCCTCAACGAGGGCGCCCTCACCATCCCCGGCTACAGCATGGACGGCTGGTACGGGCGGATCTTCGGCGGCTGCGGCTTCTTCGACCCGGACAAGCCGATCCGGGAGTTCACCAAGAGGGAACTGGCCGACCTCCTCCACAAGGAGCCGACCAAGATCAAGGTCGACGGCGTCAACCTCACCTACGAGGGACTGATCCCGAAGATCCAGAAGTCGATGCTGTCCAAGGACCTCGACGCGCTCCAGCCGCACATCCGGGCGTTCGTGGAACGGGCCACGACCTTCGCCACCTGTCCCGAGTGCGCAGGGACCCGGCTCACCGCGGAGGCCCGCTCCTCGAAGATCGGCGGGATCAGCATCGCGGACGCCTGTGCGATGCAGATCAGCGACCTGGCCGCATGGGTGCGCGGCCTGGAGGAGCCCTCGGTGGCGCCGCTGCTGGACAAGCTCCGGCACACCCTGGACTCCTTCGTGGAGATCGGCCTGGGCTACCTCGCGCTCGACCGCCCGGCGGGCACGCTCTCCGGCGGCGAGGCGCAGCGCGTCAAGATGGTCCGCCACCTGGGCTCGGCGCTCACCGACGTCACCTACGTCTTCGACGAGCCGACCACGGGTCTGCACCCCCACGACATCCAGCGGATGAACGGCCTGCTGCTGCGGCTGCGCGACAAGGGCAACACGGTGCTGGTCGTGGAGCACAAGCCGCAGACGATCGCGATCGCCGACCACGTCGTCGACCTCGGCCCCGGGGCGGGCACCGCGGGCGGCACGGTCTGCTTCGAGGGCACGGTGGAGGGGCTGCGGGCCTCCGGCACGGTCACCGGCCGTCACCTGGGCGACCGCACCGGCCTGAAGAAGACCGTACGGACTCCCTCGGGCGCCCTGGAGATCCGCGGGGCGGACGCGCACAACCTGCGGGCGGTCGACGTGGACGTCCCGCTCGGGGTGCTGGTGGTGGTCACCGGGGTCGCCGGCTCCGGCAAGAGCTCGCTGGTGCACGGCTCGATCCCGGCGGAGGAGGGCGTGGTCTCCGTCGGCCAGGGCCCGATCCGCGGCTCGCGCCGCAGCAACCCGGCGACGTACACGGGGCTGCTCGACCCGATCCGTTCGGCGTTCGCCAAGGCCAACGGGGTGAAGCCGGCCCTGTTCAGCGCCAATTCCGAGGGCGCCTGCCCAACCTGCAACGGGGCCGGCGTGGTCTTCACGGACCTCGGGATGATGGCGGGCGTCTCCTCCACCTGCGAGGACTGCGAGGGCAAGCGCTACCAGGCGTCGGTGCTGGACTACCGGTTCGGGGGCCGCGACATCAGCGAGGTGCTGGCGATGCCGGTGCGGGAGGCGCAGGAGTTCTTCGGTTCCGGCGAGGCCCGCGTCCCGGCCGCGCACCGCGTCCTGGACCGGCTCGCCGACGTCGGGCTGGGCTACCTCACCCTCGGCCAGCCGCTCACCACGCTGTCGGGCGGCGAGCGGCAGCGGCTGAAGCTGGCCACGCACATGGCGGACAAGGGCGGGGTCTACGTCCTGGACGAGCCGACGACGGGCCTGCACCTGGCGGACGTGGAGCAGCTGCTCGGGCTGCTGGACCGGCTGGTCGACTCCGGCAAGTCCGTGATCGTCGTCGAGCACCACCCGGCGGTCATGGCGCACGCGGACTGGATCATCGACCTCGGGCCGGGTGCCGGGCACGACGGCGGCCGGATCGTGTTCGAGGGCACGCCGGCCGACCTCGTCGCCGACGGCTCCACGCTCACCGCCGAGCACCTCGCGGCGTACGCCGGCGTCTGA
- a CDS encoding helix-turn-helix domain-containing protein encodes MTDTETEADDRPLLATRLDDLFKTVRPKGKHWTNAEVAEELKRANPELKVGGVYLSQLRTGKRSNPSPDLLAALARFFGVSVAYFFDDKVAESVLSQVAAIEALRQSGVRAVAMRAAGMKKENLAAITAIMDQYRQLQGLPPVTDSGDPGDPE; translated from the coding sequence ATGACCGACACCGAGACCGAGGCCGATGACCGGCCCCTGCTCGCGACGCGCCTCGACGACCTCTTCAAGACCGTCCGCCCCAAGGGCAAGCACTGGACGAACGCCGAGGTGGCGGAGGAACTGAAGCGGGCCAACCCCGAACTCAAGGTCGGCGGTGTCTACCTGTCCCAGCTGCGGACCGGCAAGCGGTCCAACCCCTCCCCCGACCTCCTGGCCGCCCTCGCCCGCTTCTTCGGCGTCTCGGTCGCCTACTTCTTCGACGACAAGGTCGCCGAGTCCGTGCTCAGCCAGGTGGCCGCCATCGAGGCGCTGCGCCAGTCCGGCGTCCGCGCCGTGGCGATGCGGGCGGCCGGCATGAAGAAGGAGAACCTCGCCGCCATCACGGCCATCATGGACCAGTACCGGCAGCTACAGGGCCTTCCCCCGGTCACCGACTCCGGCGACCCCGGCGACCCCGAATGA